From a region of the Clostridia bacterium genome:
- the rnhA gene encoding ribonuclease HI — protein MKEVTIYTDGACSGNPGNGGWAAILIYKDTEKVLSGFCPNTTNNRMEMFAIIFALKALKEKCIVNIYSDSAYIIDAMTKNWVQKWQANNWRTSSKEEVKNIDLWQDLLLYSSMHKVNWNKVKGHSDNEYNNRCDKIARAEISKITDISK, from the coding sequence ATGAAAGAAGTGACCATTTATACTGACGGTGCATGCAGCGGGAATCCAGGAAATGGGGGATGGGCTGCAATATTAATTTATAAGGATACCGAAAAAGTTCTTAGCGGGTTTTGTCCTAACACAACTAACAATCGCATGGAAATGTTTGCGATAATTTTTGCCCTAAAAGCACTTAAAGAAAAATGTATTGTTAATATTTATAGCGATTCAGCTTACATAATTGATGCTATGACCAAAAACTGGGTTCAAAAATGGCAGGCTAACAACTGGCGTACATCTTCCAAAGAAGAAGTAAAAAATATCGACCTTTGGCAAGATTTACTGCTTTATTCTTCAATGCATAAGGTAAATTGGAATAAGGTTAAGGGGCATAGCGACAACGAATATAATAATCGATGCGATAAAATCGCAAGGGCAGAAATATCCAAAATAACTGATATTTCCAAATGA
- a CDS encoding TVP38/TMEM64 family protein has protein sequence MKKSNKVILNVSAFLSFIMIFGVYYFSQHLPPLAYLIIQFINFSLLFGILLFNFYQFESLIKLTFTFNVSMFVMLVGYIALDVSGVFDQLSNMELIKNFILGTGFWGMAVYIGVQIIQVVFLPLPSIVINLVGVALYGPTIAFLLSSVGVILGSIIAFGLGRIFGSKLVEWIAGKDKAIEYRRLLSNKGRYMLILMLLFPLFPDDILCMVAGITTMSWKYFIIVVLLTRPITIAVMCYMGTGEIIPFTGWGIAVWIAIFAVFMLLFYYLNKYKTQIIGWITRIFRKKKVRSRSFRKYTRP, from the coding sequence ATGAAAAAATCAAATAAGGTTATTCTTAATGTTTCTGCTTTTTTAAGTTTTATAATGATTTTCGGAGTGTATTATTTTTCACAACATTTACCTCCGTTAGCTTATTTGATTATTCAATTTATTAATTTTTCACTTTTATTTGGAATATTATTATTTAATTTTTATCAATTTGAATCATTAATCAAACTCACCTTTACATTTAATGTATCAATGTTTGTAATGCTGGTTGGTTATATAGCACTTGATGTTTCAGGCGTGTTTGACCAATTGTCCAATATGGAATTAATAAAAAATTTCATTTTGGGAACAGGTTTTTGGGGCATGGCCGTTTATATAGGCGTCCAAATAATTCAGGTTGTATTTTTGCCTTTGCCTTCAATAGTTATTAATTTGGTCGGTGTAGCTTTATATGGCCCGACAATCGCGTTTTTGTTGAGTTCTGTTGGTGTGATTTTGGGTTCTATAATAGCTTTTGGATTAGGACGCATATTTGGAAGTAAGCTGGTAGAATGGATAGCTGGAAAAGATAAGGCTATAGAATATCGCCGTTTGCTTAGCAATAAAGGCAGATATATGCTTATATTAATGCTGCTATTTCCGCTGTTTCCTGACGATATATTATGCATGGTAGCAGGAATTACAACAATGTCGTGGAAATACTTTATCATTGTAGTCTTGTTGACACGACCAATAACCATTGCTGTAATGTGCTATATGGGCACAGGAGAAATCATTCCTTTTACGGGATGGGGAATAGCAGTATGGATAGCAATTTTTGCCGTATTTATGCTCTTGTTTTATTATTTAAATAAATATAAGACACAGATCATAGGTTGGATTACTAGAATATTTAGAAAGAAAAAGGTTAGGAGCCGCTCTTTCAGAAAATATACTAGGCCTTAA